A single window of Polyangiaceae bacterium DNA harbors:
- a CDS encoding site-2 protease family protein — protein sequence MWNLVGILGLALLMVVHESGHYFAARAFGMHVTKFSIGFGPTFFKIVPKDGYFWFITGADKIQIRLWKHDPERHGPTIYQVAMIPFLAYVQIAGMNPFEDNDPNDKHSYANASLTGRISTIFAGPLANYLFASVFFFGAFMLGGVPSNEAYVTPLEGKVAIAAGIREGDKVVEVAGTPIQTWGQMAEQISKRPGEPIHVVVERDKQRVTLDMTPANENGTGRIGVTAFEQRVAVTPKEAAKLAVTEPANVVKMLVVSLGQLITGKVEGELSGPVGMVKHVANAAKRGTAYGLHLLGALSAYLGAFNLIPLPALDGGRLMFLTYEATTRRRPNARIEAWIHAMGILMFLGLMLWVTVFKDLGLGSK from the coding sequence ATGTGGAACCTCGTCGGGATTTTAGGGTTGGCTCTGCTGATGGTGGTTCACGAGAGTGGCCATTACTTCGCAGCCCGAGCCTTCGGCATGCACGTGACGAAGTTCTCGATCGGGTTCGGTCCGACGTTCTTCAAAATCGTCCCAAAAGACGGGTACTTCTGGTTCATCACGGGCGCGGACAAAATCCAGATTCGCCTGTGGAAACACGACCCTGAGCGACACGGCCCGACGATCTACCAAGTCGCGATGATCCCGTTTCTGGCGTACGTGCAAATCGCCGGAATGAACCCATTCGAGGACAACGATCCCAACGACAAACACAGCTACGCCAATGCGAGCTTGACGGGACGCATCTCGACGATTTTCGCCGGGCCTCTCGCGAATTACCTGTTCGCATCCGTGTTTTTCTTCGGCGCGTTCATGCTCGGCGGCGTCCCATCGAACGAGGCGTACGTGACGCCGCTCGAAGGGAAAGTCGCGATCGCGGCCGGGATTCGCGAAGGCGACAAGGTGGTCGAAGTCGCGGGCACGCCGATCCAAACGTGGGGCCAGATGGCCGAGCAGATTTCGAAGCGGCCGGGCGAGCCCATCCATGTCGTGGTCGAACGGGACAAACAGCGCGTGACGCTCGACATGACGCCAGCGAACGAGAACGGAACGGGGCGCATCGGGGTGACGGCGTTCGAGCAGCGTGTTGCGGTAACGCCAAAAGAAGCGGCAAAGCTTGCCGTGACGGAACCTGCAAACGTCGTGAAAATGCTGGTCGTGAGTCTCGGGCAGCTCATCACGGGCAAGGTGGAAGGCGAGCTTTCAGGGCCTGTGGGGATGGTCAAACACGTAGCCAACGCAGCGAAGCGAGGCACGGCGTATGGCCTGCACTTGCTCGGTGCGCTGTCGGCGTACCTCGGTGCGTTCAACTTGATTCCGCTCCCGGCGCTCGATGGCGGGCGGCTGATGTTCTTGACGTACGAAGCGACGACGCGAAGGCGTCCGAACGCGCGCATCGAGGCGTGGATTCACGCGATGGGCATCCTGATGTTCTTGGGTCTCATGTTGTGGGTGACCGTGTTCAAGGATCTCGGCCTCGGATCGAAGTGA